One Sulfurimonas crateris genomic window carries:
- a CDS encoding glycerophosphodiester phosphodiesterase, which yields MKFLELLKRNRLVAAHRGARSIAPENTLSSLQKSIGRCDFVEIDAGLSKDGVVVVMHDDTLQRTTDVAKMEIFKGRAPYRVCDFTYDELLKLDYGSWFEQNSAHKEPLLTLKIALEFIKKNGMFINVEIKDISNFFEDKIVVDAVIKEIEDAEMQESVLLSSFRHEYLKETKSILPDLPTAALFEGNFRDDLLEYLGDLQVEACNLDDGSVDEKRVKMLREAGFLVGVYTVNDPKRAEELFEMGVNYIFSDSLDRSLKRYAK from the coding sequence ATGAAATTTTTAGAACTATTAAAGAGAAACAGACTTGTTGCCGCGCACAGAGGTGCACGCTCTATTGCTCCAGAAAACACGCTTTCATCACTTCAAAAGAGCATTGGCAGGTGTGACTTTGTAGAGATAGACGCTGGGCTAAGCAAAGACGGAGTGGTTGTTGTTATGCATGACGATACGCTTCAAAGAACTACCGATGTTGCAAAGATGGAGATCTTTAAAGGCAGGGCTCCGTACAGAGTTTGCGATTTTACGTATGATGAACTTCTTAAGCTTGATTACGGAAGCTGGTTTGAGCAAAACAGCGCTCATAAAGAGCCGCTTCTCACGCTCAAGATCGCGCTGGAGTTTATAAAAAAGAATGGTATGTTCATAAATGTAGAGATTAAAGATATATCTAACTTTTTTGAAGATAAAATTGTCGTAGATGCAGTTATAAAAGAGATAGAAGATGCGGAAATGCAAGAGAGTGTTTTGCTCTCTTCCTTTAGGCATGAGTATCTCAAAGAGACAAAAAGTATTCTCCCAGATCTGCCTACAGCTGCTCTTTTTGAGGGTAATTTTCGTGATGATCTTTTAGAGTATCTTGGAGATTTGCAGGTTGAGGCGTGTAATCTGGATGATGGGTCGGTAGATGAAAAAAGGGTTAAAATGCTAAGAGAGGCAGGTTTTTTGGTCGGAGTCTATACCGTCAATGACCCAAAACGAGCGGAGGAGCTGTTTGAGATGGGTGTTAATTATATATTTAGCGATTCGCTTGATAGGAGTCTGAAAAGGTATGCAAAATGA
- a CDS encoding MFS transporter has protein sequence MQENKKTIYSWALYDWANSAYATTVIAGFFPLFFKSYYSADVAATTSTAHLGFASSISSLVIVLIAPLLGSIADVYSLKKRYLFLFSYLGILMSAMLSLVGAGEWQAALFIYILGNIGFMGSNIFYDGLLQSVSTKKSVDFVSGLGFSLGYLGGGVLFSINVWMFQDFEFFGFEDQATAIKASFISVALWWALFSIPLLLFVKEDKSTHISTTTKLKDGYLRLKKTFSKIRQLRHLSLFLVAYWLYIDGVDTIIRMAVDYGMALGFDSSNLILALLLVQFVGFPATLLFTKISEIMGTKGAIYLAIAIYLFIIMWAATMMEVWEFYMLAIMIALVQGGIQSLSRSYYSRMIPEGYSAEFFGFYNFIGKFAAIFGPLLIALVALVSQNSRVSIASISILFIIGAILLYFVDEKKGEKELKDALT, from the coding sequence ATGCAGGAGAACAAAAAAACTATCTACTCGTGGGCACTTTACGACTGGGCAAACTCTGCATACGCCACAACCGTCATTGCTGGCTTTTTCCCGCTCTTTTTCAAATCATACTACAGCGCAGATGTAGCGGCTACCACAAGTACTGCCCATCTTGGATTTGCCAGCTCCATCTCTAGCCTTGTCATAGTGCTTATCGCTCCGCTTTTGGGCTCAATTGCGGATGTTTACTCTCTTAAAAAAAGATACCTTTTCCTCTTCTCATATCTAGGCATCTTGATGAGCGCAATGCTCTCGCTTGTTGGAGCCGGAGAGTGGCAGGCGGCACTTTTTATATATATTCTTGGCAATATCGGTTTTATGGGCTCAAACATATTTTATGACGGACTTTTACAATCCGTCTCAACCAAAAAAAGTGTCGATTTTGTCTCGGGACTTGGTTTTTCGCTCGGCTATCTCGGCGGAGGCGTTCTCTTTAGCATCAATGTCTGGATGTTTCAGGATTTTGAATTTTTTGGCTTTGAGGATCAAGCCACCGCCATAAAAGCATCGTTTATAAGTGTCGCGCTCTGGTGGGCGCTCTTCTCTATTCCCCTGCTTCTGTTTGTAAAAGAGGACAAAAGCACCCATATAAGCACAACCACAAAACTTAAAGATGGATATTTAAGGCTCAAAAAAACCTTCTCAAAAATAAGACAGCTAAGACATCTATCGCTCTTCTTGGTAGCCTACTGGCTCTATATAGACGGCGTAGATACCATCATCAGAATGGCGGTCGATTACGGGATGGCGCTTGGATTTGACTCATCAAACCTTATTTTGGCTCTTCTGCTCGTTCAGTTCGTAGGATTTCCCGCAACGCTTCTCTTTACTAAAATATCCGAGATCATGGGCACAAAAGGGGCAATATACCTAGCCATCGCCATCTATCTCTTTATTATTATGTGGGCAGCTACGATGATGGAGGTTTGGGAGTTTTATATGCTCGCAATTATGATAGCTCTTGTTCAAGGCGGTATTCAATCCCTTAGCCGCTCATACTACTCAAGGATGATCCCAGAGGGGTACTCCGCCGAGTTTTTCGGTTTTTACAACTTTATAGGAAAATTTGCGGCGATTTTCGGGCCTCTTCTTATCGCTCTTGTGGCACTTGTATCCCAAAACTCAAGAGTATCTATCGCCTCTATCTCTATTTTGTTTATTATAGGCGCGATCCTGCTCTACTTCGTAGATGAGAAAAAGGGAGAAAAAGAGCTCAAAGATGCTCTGACTTAG
- a CDS encoding NAD(P)/FAD-dependent oxidoreductase produces the protein MNLKKEYDLIVIGGGASGMMAAITAAREKKSVLLLEKLSQIGAKLKATGGGRCNLTNTLSSEEFMAKFGRNGRFMQDALKEFDHKDLMHFFKEIGVETHAPDGFRVFPTSHSSQTIINALLDEMHRVGVEILTSQKVQNILQADNQICGVKTTEKTFYAKNVLIATGGLGYPTLGAEGDGHEMARELGHKVTELYPAMMPLFVKESWVANCRADTIAKVELRVAIKKHSKLKAHGDLIFTKSGIRGPVVLDAARELTPLLERYGEVPILVNLTKGMNEEQILKHLKKEAAKDPNATMLELLTTLLPSSLSKELCTLAEIDPLLTNSKISGAQRAKLIQLLAYTPLTVTGHEGFKMAMITSGGVDLKEIEPKTMQSRVIKGLYFCGEVMNLDGPCGGYNLQWSFAGGHLAGLLRKNT, from the coding sequence ATGAATTTAAAAAAAGAGTATGACCTTATTGTTATCGGCGGAGGAGCTTCGGGGATGATGGCGGCTATTACTGCCGCAAGAGAGAAAAAAAGCGTTCTTCTTCTTGAAAAGCTCTCCCAGATCGGTGCAAAACTAAAAGCTACCGGCGGAGGACGATGCAATCTTACAAATACTCTAAGCAGTGAAGAGTTCATGGCAAAATTCGGTCGTAACGGCAGATTTATGCAAGATGCCTTAAAAGAGTTCGACCACAAAGATCTTATGCACTTCTTTAAAGAGATCGGTGTCGAAACTCACGCACCTGACGGCTTTAGAGTCTTTCCGACATCTCACAGTTCACAAACTATCATTAATGCCCTTTTAGATGAGATGCATAGAGTCGGCGTAGAGATTTTGACATCGCAAAAAGTCCAAAATATTCTTCAAGCAGACAATCAAATATGCGGCGTTAAAACTACTGAGAAAACCTTTTATGCAAAAAATGTACTCATTGCGACCGGCGGTCTTGGATATCCGACTTTAGGAGCCGAAGGAGACGGGCATGAGATGGCAAGAGAGCTTGGACACAAAGTAACAGAGCTCTATCCCGCTATGATGCCGCTTTTTGTCAAAGAGAGCTGGGTTGCAAATTGCCGCGCCGATACAATTGCTAAAGTAGAGCTCAGAGTTGCCATTAAAAAACATAGCAAACTAAAGGCACACGGCGATCTCATCTTTACAAAAAGCGGTATAAGAGGACCCGTAGTTCTAGATGCTGCAAGAGAGCTGACCCCTCTTTTGGAGAGATACGGCGAAGTTCCTATTTTGGTAAACCTTACAAAGGGGATGAATGAGGAGCAGATATTAAAGCATCTAAAGAAAGAAGCCGCAAAAGATCCAAATGCGACAATGCTTGAACTTTTAACTACACTTCTGCCCTCTTCTCTATCCAAAGAGCTCTGCACTCTTGCCGAAATAGACCCGCTTTTAACCAACAGCAAAATAAGCGGTGCGCAAAGAGCAAAACTGATTCAGCTGCTTGCTTACACGCCTCTTACGGTTACAGGACATGAGGGTTTTAAGATGGCGATGATAACGAGCGGAGGAGTAGATCTAAAAGAGATAGAGCCAAAAACAATGCAGAGCAGAGTTATTAAGGGGCTATATTTCTGCGGTGAAGTTATGAACCTTGACGGCCCTTGCGGAGGCTATAACCTCCAGTGGAGCTTTGCAGGCGGGCATTTGGCTGGATTACTTAGAAAAAATACCTAA
- a CDS encoding DnaJ domain-containing protein: MTYEKLQKALETLDIVTRITQAELKDKYLKLSKIHHPDMPEGDAKKFKEINEAYKLVNEYIQNYRFSFDEDEFYAQNPFSRKSKDWFYNF, from the coding sequence ATGACGTATGAAAAACTGCAAAAGGCTCTTGAGACATTGGATATTGTGACGCGCATAACGCAAGCTGAGCTAAAAGACAAATACCTCAAACTATCAAAGATACACCATCCTGATATGCCAGAGGGTGACGCAAAAAAGTTCAAAGAGATAAACGAGGCGTATAAACTGGTAAATGAGTATATACAAAACTACAGATTCTCATTTGATGAAGATGAGTTTTACGCGCAAAATCCATTCTCGAGAAAATCAAAGGATTGGTTTTATAATTTTTAA
- a CDS encoding thiamine phosphate synthase, whose protein sequence is MQKYLITSEEFYGTTPELFRSKLHSQLKKHKPSYILYRDKTNPNYNELAAVFAGVCRDYKGLKCFLHQDAELAYKLGVSGVHLTSTQFEEIAKAKRMGLFVIISTHTKEEVLRAQKLGADAVTYSPIFASPNKGEPKGVEELKRILDISDVKVFALGGIVTQEQVEMIERSKAYGFASIRYFF, encoded by the coding sequence ATGCAAAAATATCTAATAACATCAGAGGAGTTCTACGGCACTACTCCTGAACTTTTTCGCTCAAAACTGCACTCACAGCTTAAAAAGCACAAACCTTCCTATATTCTTTACAGAGATAAAACAAACCCAAACTACAATGAACTTGCCGCTGTTTTTGCTGGTGTTTGCAGAGACTACAAGGGCTTAAAGTGCTTTTTACACCAAGATGCAGAGCTTGCATATAAGCTCGGAGTAAGCGGGGTTCATCTTACTTCCACTCAATTTGAAGAGATCGCAAAAGCGAAGAGGATGGGACTCTTCGTAATTATAAGCACTCATACTAAAGAAGAAGTTTTAAGAGCTCAGAAGCTCGGAGCAGATGCAGTTACATACAGTCCCATTTTTGCTTCCCCAAATAAAGGTGAGCCAAAAGGTGTTGAAGAGTTAAAGAGGATATTGGATATTTCAGATGTTAAAGTTTTTGCACTCGGCGGGATTGTCACTCAAGAGCAAGTAGAGATGATAGAGCGTAGCAAAGCGTATGGTTTTGCTTCTATTAGGTATTTTTTCTAA
- a CDS encoding carbonic anhydrase → MRLGKILVSSIAIALLSTALLGAGGKTHWGYTGHEGPENWGTLSADYSMCKDGKSQSPINITSEVTVEAQDLEKIGFDYNTGISSVINNGHTIQVNFDAGSSITVDGIKFPLIQFHFHTPSENQIDGKEFPLEGHFVHATKDGSLAVVGLMFEDGAKNAFLAKVWAKMPKKAGGKESLSISADEVNALLPEDKDYYRFNGSLTTPPCSEGVRWLVLKNYSTISKEQTKEFLDIFHHENNRPIQPINARKVIE, encoded by the coding sequence ATGAGATTAGGCAAAATTTTAGTAAGCAGTATAGCGATCGCACTGCTAAGTACGGCTCTTTTAGGTGCAGGAGGTAAAACTCACTGGGGATATACCGGACACGAAGGTCCTGAGAACTGGGGCACACTTTCTGCAGATTACAGCATGTGTAAAGATGGTAAAAGTCAATCTCCTATCAATATTACTTCAGAAGTAACTGTTGAAGCACAAGATTTGGAGAAGATCGGTTTTGATTACAACACCGGAATTTCATCGGTAATAAACAACGGGCATACTATTCAGGTCAATTTTGATGCGGGAAGCAGTATAACTGTAGACGGTATTAAGTTTCCGCTTATTCAGTTCCACTTTCACACACCAAGCGAGAATCAGATAGACGGTAAAGAGTTCCCTCTTGAAGGTCACTTTGTTCATGCAACAAAAGATGGCTCTTTGGCAGTTGTAGGGTTGATGTTTGAAGATGGCGCAAAAAATGCTTTTTTAGCAAAAGTATGGGCTAAAATGCCTAAGAAAGCTGGTGGCAAAGAGTCTTTAAGCATCTCTGCTGATGAAGTAAATGCGCTTTTACCAGAAGATAAGGATTACTACAGATTTAACGGCTCATTAACGACTCCGCCGTGCAGCGAAGGTGTAAGATGGCTTGTTCTTAAAAACTACTCTACAATCTCTAAAGAGCAGACAAAAGAGTTTTTAGACATTTTTCACCATGAAAATAACAGACCAATCCAGCCTATAAACGCTAGAAAAGTAATAGAGTAG
- a CDS encoding YggS family pyridoxal phosphate-dependent enzyme codes for MNDEEYKIYIDNIIRRVEFARVRFDEKHIVKIVAISKYSTADEIAKLYRIGQRAFGENKVQDLRAKSAELEDLPLEWHFVGNLQKNKINNLLDINPSLFHGLDSLDLAHELQKKLEARDMTLEALLQINSAKEESKHGVMPQDAVAIYNQIKKECPNIHLRGVMSIGAHTDDKAVIKKSFETTYSIYKQLNGATICSMGMSGDFELAIECGSNMVRLGSIMFDK; via the coding sequence ATGAATGACGAAGAGTACAAAATCTATATTGACAACATTATAAGAAGAGTAGAGTTTGCAAGAGTAAGATTTGATGAAAAACATATAGTAAAAATAGTAGCGATCAGCAAATACTCGACTGCTGATGAGATAGCAAAGCTCTACCGTATAGGTCAGCGTGCCTTTGGAGAGAACAAGGTGCAGGACCTAAGAGCAAAAAGTGCCGAACTTGAAGATCTGCCACTTGAGTGGCACTTTGTAGGAAACCTGCAAAAAAACAAGATAAACAACCTGCTTGACATCAACCCGTCTCTTTTTCACGGGCTTGATTCGCTAGACCTTGCACATGAGCTGCAAAAGAAGCTTGAAGCAAGAGATATGACACTTGAAGCGCTTCTTCAGATAAACTCTGCAAAAGAGGAGTCCAAACACGGCGTAATGCCCCAAGATGCAGTTGCGATTTACAACCAGATAAAAAAAGAGTGTCCGAATATCCACTTAAGAGGCGTTATGAGCATCGGCGCACACACGGATGATAAAGCGGTAATAAAAAAGAGTTTTGAGACAACTTATAGCATCTATAAGCAGTTAAATGGTGCGACAATCTGTTCTATGGGTATGAGCGGAGATTTTGAGCTGGCTATCGAGTGCGGTTCAAATATGGTTCGCCTTGGCTCAATAATGTTTGATAAATAA
- a CDS encoding lysophospholipid acyltransferase family protein → MDLEKIKKRVLSLTSYIKEIEIIEHDHYHFALIYPDFEALKEAKIINIKEELRWYAVELYNIKAKESEKIRGFKIFTTPLGKNIEEILTKGDEPDDEIYKVLNSFLATMTDKEILPTSHLELDLELDSLNYVELFVFIEESFGVKMDEAIFSNMMRVEPLYSYIKANAKKIGVLKPEWDEILREQSSEKLVYSPFIMSLYKTILYPIFRLYFRLEVKGVENLPASTCIITPSHQSMLDGFLIESALPYKILKKTFFLAYKQVFGTKLLRPIAKHGQSILIDANENLKETMIYCALPIRSGNNLVIFPEGARTRDRELLEFRPYFAMLSKTFNTPIVPVVIDGSYEALGTGMLFPRPRKIRVTFLKPIEPHSMEQGEIVERVRGAIQSELEKSKSEHL, encoded by the coding sequence ATGGATTTAGAAAAAATAAAAAAGAGAGTTCTCTCGCTTACAAGCTATATTAAAGAGATAGAAATAATAGAGCACGACCATTACCATTTCGCACTAATCTACCCGGATTTTGAGGCTCTAAAAGAGGCAAAAATCATCAATATAAAAGAGGAATTGCGATGGTACGCCGTCGAACTCTACAACATAAAAGCAAAAGAGAGCGAAAAGATACGCGGGTTTAAGATCTTTACCACTCCGCTTGGGAAAAATATAGAAGAGATTTTAACAAAAGGTGATGAGCCAGACGATGAAATCTACAAGGTTTTAAACTCATTTTTAGCGACCATGACCGACAAAGAGATATTGCCGACTTCGCATCTTGAACTAGACCTTGAACTCGACTCGCTTAACTATGTGGAGCTTTTTGTCTTTATTGAGGAGAGTTTCGGGGTAAAAATGGATGAAGCCATCTTCTCAAATATGATGAGAGTGGAGCCACTCTACAGTTATATAAAAGCAAATGCAAAAAAGATAGGTGTACTAAAGCCGGAGTGGGATGAAATCTTAAGAGAGCAAAGCAGCGAGAAGCTAGTCTACTCACCTTTTATTATGTCTCTATACAAGACTATTCTTTACCCCATTTTCAGGCTCTATTTTCGTCTTGAGGTAAAAGGAGTCGAAAATCTTCCCGCTTCAACTTGCATCATAACGCCCTCTCACCAGAGTATGCTTGACGGCTTTTTGATAGAGTCCGCATTGCCGTATAAAATCTTAAAAAAGACCTTTTTTCTGGCATATAAACAGGTCTTTGGCACAAAACTCTTAAGACCCATTGCAAAGCACGGACAGAGTATCTTGATAGATGCAAACGAAAACCTTAAAGAGACGATGATCTACTGCGCACTGCCAATAAGAAGCGGGAACAATCTCGTTATTTTTCCCGAAGGAGCAAGAACAAGAGACAGAGAACTTTTGGAGTTTAGACCATACTTTGCGATGCTCTCTAAAACGTTTAACACGCCTATCGTTCCAGTTGTGATAGACGGCAGCTACGAGGCGCTTGGAACAGGGATGCTGTTTCCAAGACCAAGAAAAATAAGAGTGACCTTTTTAAAGCCTATTGAGCCGCACTCTATGGAGCAGGGCGAGATAGTAGAGAGAGTAAGAGGAGCAATACAGAGCGAGCTTGAAAAGTCTAAGTCAGAGCATCTTTGA
- the pgsA gene encoding CDP-diacylglycerol--glycerol-3-phosphate 3-phosphatidyltransferase: protein MLNLPNILASSRIILAPIMFWVILNPDYFTDAGFHVTWNYYFASLLFVLASVTDFFDGYIAREWNQMTLLGAIIDPLADKMLTIAAFMGLMMVGEASAWAVYIIIIRELFITGIRTVAVSEGLSVKASWSGKVKTVVQMFAIGFLLMHWPLGTELLWLAVAVTLYSGFEYLWGFRAALLGVKK from the coding sequence TTGTTAAATCTACCTAATATTTTGGCATCTTCGCGCATTATTTTAGCTCCTATCATGTTTTGGGTCATCCTTAATCCAGACTACTTTACGGATGCGGGTTTTCATGTCACTTGGAACTACTACTTTGCCTCACTTCTTTTTGTTTTAGCAAGCGTTACGGACTTTTTTGACGGCTACATTGCAAGGGAGTGGAACCAGATGACACTGCTTGGCGCCATCATCGACCCGCTTGCAGACAAGATGCTGACAATTGCCGCATTTATGGGACTTATGATGGTAGGAGAAGCAAGTGCTTGGGCTGTCTACATCATCATCATCCGTGAGCTTTTTATAACGGGCATCCGTACCGTTGCGGTAAGTGAGGGGTTAAGCGTAAAAGCATCATGGTCTGGTAAAGTAAAGACTGTTGTGCAGATGTTTGCCATCGGATTTTTGCTTATGCACTGGCCGCTTGGCACTGAACTTTTATGGCTTGCAGTTGCAGTTACGCTCTACTCGGGCTTTGAGTACCTCTGGGGATTTAGAGCCGCACTTTTGGGAGTTAAGAAGTAA
- a CDS encoding DUF350 domain-containing protein, whose protein sequence is MVESFLAFGLFFITAVALVGVFLYLYAIVTPYDDYKLIFHENNMAASLTFSGAIIGFSIPLYSALVSSVSYGDFLIWGSIAMFIQLTFALVFTRIPNKFSLQEQISEGVVPVGLLMAFLSVSIGLLNAGSMSY, encoded by the coding sequence ATGGTAGAATCGTTTTTAGCTTTTGGTCTGTTTTTTATAACAGCTGTTGCTTTGGTTGGTGTATTTTTGTATCTTTACGCCATAGTCACCCCGTATGATGACTATAAGCTCATTTTCCATGAGAACAATATGGCTGCATCTTTAACGTTTAGCGGTGCTATTATAGGCTTTTCAATTCCGCTTTACAGTGCGTTGGTAAGTTCAGTTTCTTATGGAGATTTTTTAATCTGGGGAAGCATTGCTATGTTCATTCAGCTTACTTTCGCTTTGGTATTTACAAGAATCCCCAACAAGTTTTCTCTCCAAGAGCAGATAAGCGAAGGTGTTGTCCCTGTTGGCTTGCTTATGGCATTTTTATCTGTCTCTATCGGGCTTCTAAACGCAGGCTCTATGAGTTACTAA
- the rseP gene encoding RIP metalloprotease RseP — MSFLVSLIVISALIFFHELGHYFAARAMGVYVEVFSIGFGRRIASFKRWGTEWKLAIIPLGGYVKMKGQDDSDPTKKSYDNDSYNVKTPSQKIFILLAGPLANFVLAFVLYFVIALGGPNVLSPVIGNVVKESPAFLAGLETNDTVRSINGTPITEWKEMAEIIEASDGQLSLEVERGGYIHFITLSPKITQTTNMFNEVIEKKMIGIGSAGVSHKLELGVGETLSYATEQTAFASTLIFTGLKKLIVGEVPAKELGGIISIVKLTSDATDAGWMSVLFFAALISVNLGVLNLLPIPALDGGHIMFNLYELIFRREVNEEIMVKLTIAGWVILFSLMGLGLYNDINRLVG, encoded by the coding sequence ATGAGTTTTTTAGTATCTTTAATAGTAATCTCCGCTCTTATATTTTTTCACGAGCTCGGGCACTACTTTGCAGCTCGTGCAATGGGCGTTTATGTAGAGGTTTTTAGCATTGGGTTTGGGCGCAGGATCGCCTCTTTTAAGAGATGGGGAACCGAGTGGAAATTGGCGATAATCCCGCTTGGCGGATATGTAAAGATGAAGGGTCAGGATGACTCTGACCCTACAAAAAAGAGCTATGACAACGACAGCTACAATGTAAAGACACCTTCGCAAAAGATCTTCATTCTCCTAGCTGGACCGCTTGCAAACTTTGTTTTGGCATTTGTTCTCTATTTTGTCATAGCTCTTGGCGGACCAAATGTTCTCTCTCCCGTCATCGGTAATGTCGTAAAAGAGTCTCCTGCTTTTCTTGCAGGGCTAGAGACAAACGACACCGTCCGCTCTATTAACGGAACTCCTATTACTGAATGGAAAGAGATGGCAGAGATCATTGAGGCTTCTGATGGTCAGCTCAGTCTTGAGGTTGAAAGAGGCGGATATATCCACTTTATAACTCTGAGCCCAAAAATAACCCAGACTACGAATATGTTTAATGAAGTGATAGAGAAAAAGATGATCGGGATTGGGAGTGCGGGGGTTTCTCATAAGCTCGAACTTGGTGTAGGCGAGACACTCTCCTACGCGACCGAGCAGACCGCTTTCGCCTCAACTCTGATATTTACGGGGCTTAAAAAACTCATAGTCGGAGAAGTTCCAGCCAAAGAGCTTGGCGGAATAATCTCCATAGTAAAACTGACATCAGACGCAACCGATGCAGGCTGGATGAGCGTACTCTTTTTTGCGGCACTAATCTCCGTAAACCTGGGGGTTTTAAACCTGCTCCCTATCCCTGCACTTGACGGCGGGCACATAATGTTTAATCTCTATGAGCTTATCTTCAGACGTGAAGTAAACGAAGAGATTATGGTAAAATTAACAATTGCGGGCTGGGTGATACTCTTTTCACTGATGGGGCTTGGACTGTATAACGATATAAATAGACTTGTGGGGTAA